A window of Strix aluco isolate bStrAlu1 chromosome 11, bStrAlu1.hap1, whole genome shotgun sequence contains these coding sequences:
- the TUSC2 gene encoding tumor suppressor candidate 2 isoform X2, whose product MGASGSKSRGLWPFASPAAGGGGAEGPGGQQALARARAARAATPFVFTRRGSMYYDEDGDLAHEFYEETIVTKNGRKRAKLKRIHKNLIPQGIVKLEHPRIHVDFPVIICEV is encoded by the exons atgggcGCCAGCGGCTCCAAGTCGCGGGGGCTGTGGCCCTTCGcctccccggcggcgggcggcggcggcgccgagGGCCCCGGCGGGCAGCAGGCCCTGGCCCGGGCGCGGGCCGCGCGTGCCGCCACCCCCTTCGTTTTCACACGCCGCGG CTCCATGTATTACGATGAGGACGGGGATCTCGCCCACGAGTTCTACGAGGAGACAATCGttaccaagaatgggaggaagcGTGCCAAGCTGAAGAGGATCCACAAGAACCTGATACCTCAG GGCATAGTGAAACTAGAGCACCCTCGCATTCACGTAGATTTCCCGGTGATCATCTGTGAGGTGTGA
- the TUSC2 gene encoding tumor suppressor candidate 2 isoform X1, with protein MGASGSKSRGLWPFASPAAGGGGAEGPGGQQALARARAARAATPFVFTRRGSMYYDEDGDLAHEFYEETIVTKNGRKRAKLKRIHKNLIPQVPDEKHRQPISASHAPAAARAVPGRAAPSFLALLSSGPAMRGSQPRRPRLSRDKFKGQSAFASRAAGQAYLA; from the exons atgggcGCCAGCGGCTCCAAGTCGCGGGGGCTGTGGCCCTTCGcctccccggcggcgggcggcggcggcgccgagGGCCCCGGCGGGCAGCAGGCCCTGGCCCGGGCGCGGGCCGCGCGTGCCGCCACCCCCTTCGTTTTCACACGCCGCGG CTCCATGTATTACGATGAGGACGGGGATCTCGCCCACGAGTTCTACGAGGAGACAATCGttaccaagaatgggaggaagcGTGCCAAGCTGAAGAGGATCCACAAGAACCTGATACCTCAG GTGCCGGATGAAAAGCACAGACAGCCCATATCTGCCAGTCACGCGCCAGCTGCTGCACGGGCAGTGCCTGGCAGAGCAGCTCCCTCCTTTCTCGCCCTGCTGAGCTCCGGACCCGCCATGCGTGGCAGCCAGCCACGCCGCCCTCGGCTCTCCAGGGACAAGTTCAAAGGGCAAAGTGCTTTCGCTTCGCGTGCTGCTGGCCAGGCGTACCTGGCGTGA
- the RASSF1 gene encoding ras association domain-containing protein 1 — protein sequence MELIELRELQPEPRPGRGRLERTNALRISPARRPGPGPGAHPDPRLTAAPGAGHRFEPRRRGLHTWCDLCGDFVWGGGRKSLQCRHCSFTCHYRCRALVRLDCSGPPGAGDEDDGTEQALEKDTNVDEPSEWEKAELDQAQVEQRIKEYNSQINSNLFMSLNKDGSYTGFIKVQLKLVRPVSVPATKRVPSLQAGRPGPRTQGVKRRTSFYLPKGTVKHLHILSHTRASEVIDALLRKFTVVDNPRKFALFERSEKDDQVYLRKLADEEQPLRLRLLAGPSEKVLSFVLKENETGEVNWDAFTLPELHNFLRILQREEEEHVRRLRHRYARCRQKMQEALATHTPG from the exons ATGGAGCTCATCGAGCTGCGGGAGCTGCAGCCggagccgcggccgggccggggccgcctgGAACGGACCAACGCGTTGCGCATCAGCCCggcccgccggcccggccccggccccggagCGCACCCCGACCCGCGACTGACGGCGGCACCGGGCGCTGGGCACCGCTTCGAGCCGCGGCGCCGCGGGCTCCACACCTGGTGCGACCTTTGCGGGGACTTCGTCTGGGGCGGCGGCAGGAAGAGCCTCCAGTGCCGCC ACTGCAGCTTCACCTGCCACTACCGGTGCCGGGCCCTGGTGCGGCTGGACTGCAGCGGCCCCCCGGGCGCAGGCGACGAGGACGATGGCACTGAGCAGGCGCTGGAGAAGGACACCAACGTG GATGAGCCCAGCGAGTGGGAGAAGGCAGAGCTGGACCAGGCGCAGGTGGAGCAGCGGATCAAGGAGTACAACAGCCAGATCAACAGCAACCTCTTCATGAGCCTG AACAAGGATGGCTCCTACACCGGCTTCATCAAGGTGCAGCTGAAGCTGGTGCGCCCCGTCTCGGTGCCGGCCACCAAGCGGGTCCCGTCCCTGCaggcggggcggccggggccgcgcACCCAGGGGGTGAAGCGCCGCACGTCCTTCTACCTGCCCAAGGGGACCGTCAAGCACCTGCACATCCTCTCACACACCCGCGCCAGCGAGGTCATCGACGCCCTCCTCCGCAAGTTCACCGTCGTCGACAACCCCCGCAAGTTCGCCCTCTTCGAGAGGTCTGAGAAGGATGACCAAG TGTACCTGCGGAAGCTGGCCGATGAGGAGCAGCCCCTGCGGCTGCGGCTGCTGGCCGGCCCCAGTGAGAAGGTGCTCAGCTTCGTCCTGAAGGAGAATGAGACCGGGGAGGTGAAC TGGGACGCCTTCACGCTGCCGGAGCTGCACAACTTCCTGCGCATCCtgcagcgggaggaggaggagcacgTGCGCCGGCTGCGGCATCGCTACGCCCGCTGCCGCCAGAAGATGCAGGAGGCTCTGGCCACGCACACGCCAGGGTGA
- the ZMYND10 gene encoding zinc finger MYND domain-containing protein 10 isoform X1, with the protein MAAGARVSPRRVTPCVSVSVCVCVCPEPGAPLRPRSLLRAARGRHSRRRRTTTGPQMFLRAARGRERRRQRPPPPPRPCCHSDAAAAMAAAGPAPLLPAEAEALVRALQSTELRDTGGQGWLRQHECVEKLNMHAILSASAGQEQLLTELLVTYAKIPVLIGELISVEIWKHKIFPVLCRLEDFKPRSTFPIYVVLHHEASIINLLETVFFHKEICESAEDSILDLIDYCHRKLTLLAARSANGQSVTPVGLHPEDLASPSSMQELQKQAEMMEFEISLKALSVLRFITDQVESLPLSALTRMLNTHNLPCLLVELVEHCPWSCREAGKLKKFENGVWHVVPPEDQVKMTKLDGQVWLALLNLLLSPECRRKYHFDGFNKSQLLKLRAFLTDVLMDQLPNLVEMQRFLSHLAVTEPAPPKKDLILEQVPIIWDHILKKNTGKWEAIAKHQVKRVFSPTEEELKLQARRWAQTYSLDMMEALAPDKPRCRVCGAEAAKRCSRCRNEWYCTRACQVQHWQKHKAACNLMAGAPRSVDDP; encoded by the exons ATGGCAGCCGGGGCCCGTGTGTCCCCCCGACGCGTCACcccgtgtgtgtctgtgtctgtgtgtgtgtgtgtgtgtccggaGCCCGGTGCACCCCTCCGGCCGCGGTCGCTCCTccgcgccgccagggggcgccatagccgccgccgccgcactaCCACTGGCCCGCAGATGTTCCTCCGCGCCGCCAGAGGGCGCGAGAGGCGCCGCcagcggccgcccccccccccccgcccttgtTGCCATAGcgacgccgccgccgccatggccgccgccgggccggcgCCGCTGCTGCCCGCCGAGGCCGAGGCGCTGGTGCGGGCGCTGCAGAGCACCGAGCTGCGGGACACCGGCGGGCAGGG ATGGCTTCGGCAGCATGAGTGCGTGGAGAAGCTCAACATGCACGCCATCCTGAGCGCCTCCGCgggccaggagcagctcctcACCGAGCTGCTGGTCACCTACGCCAAG ATTCCTGTTCTCATTGGGGAGCTGATATCTGTGGAGATCTGGAAGCACAAGATCTTCCCTGTGCTGTGCCGGCTGGAGGACTTCAAGCCGAGAAGCACATTCCCCATTTACGTGGTG CTGCATCATGAAGCCTCCATCATTAACCTCTTGGAGACGGTGTTTTTTCACAAG GAGATCTGCGAGTCAGCAGAGGACAGCATTCTGGATTTGATTGATTATTGCCACCGAAAACTGACTCTGCTCGCCGCTCGGAGCGCCAACGGACAGTCAGTGACCCCGGTCGGGCTTCATCCTGAGGATCTGGCCAGCCCCTCATCCATGCAG GAGCTGCAGAAGCAGGCGGAGATGATGGAGTTTGAGATTTCCCTGAAAGCCCTCTCTGTGCTGCGGTTCATCACTGATCAGGTGGAGAG TCTGCCCCTGAGCGCGCTGACACGGATGCTGAACACCCACAACCTGCCCTGCCTCCTCGTCGAGCTGGTGGAGCATTGCCCTTGGAGCTGCCGGGAGGCAG GCAAGCTCAAGAAGTTTGAGAATGGCGTGTGGCACGTGGTGCCCCCTGAAGACCAGGTGAAGATGACCAAACTCGATGGGCAGGTGTGGCTCGCCCTCCtcaacctcctgctcagcccCGAGTGCCGGCGCAAATACCACTTTGATGGCTTCAACAAGAGCCAGCTCCTCAAG CTCCGTGCATTCCTGACAGACGTCCTCATGGACCAGCTGCCCAACCTGGTGGAGATGCAGAGATTTCTGAGCCACCTCGCAGTGACAGAACCAGCTCCCCCCAAGAAGGATCTCATCCTGGAGCAG GTTCCCATTATCTGGGACCACATCCTCAAGAAAAACACAGGGAAGTGGGAGGCCATCGCCAAGCACCAGGTGAAGCGCGTCTTCAGCCCCACCGAGGAGGAGCTGAAGCTCCAGGCCCGCAG GTGGGCACAGACCTACAGCCTGGACATGATGGAGGCTCTGGCCCCCGACAAGCCCCGCTGCAGGGTGTGTGGTGCAGAGGCAGCCAAGCGGTGCTCTCGCTGCCGGAACGAGTGGTACTGCACACG GGCCTGCCAGGTCCAGCACTGGCAGAAGCACAAGGCTGCCTGCAACCTGATGGCTGGGGCGCCAAGGAGCGTGGATGACCCGTAA
- the ZMYND10 gene encoding zinc finger MYND domain-containing protein 10 isoform X2, producing MAAGARVSPRRVTPWLRQHECVEKLNMHAILSASAGQEQLLTELLVTYAKIPVLIGELISVEIWKHKIFPVLCRLEDFKPRSTFPIYVVLHHEASIINLLETVFFHKEICESAEDSILDLIDYCHRKLTLLAARSANGQSVTPVGLHPEDLASPSSMQELQKQAEMMEFEISLKALSVLRFITDQVESLPLSALTRMLNTHNLPCLLVELVEHCPWSCREAGKLKKFENGVWHVVPPEDQVKMTKLDGQVWLALLNLLLSPECRRKYHFDGFNKSQLLKLRAFLTDVLMDQLPNLVEMQRFLSHLAVTEPAPPKKDLILEQVPIIWDHILKKNTGKWEAIAKHQVKRVFSPTEEELKLQARRWAQTYSLDMMEALAPDKPRCRVCGAEAAKRCSRCRNEWYCTRACQVQHWQKHKAACNLMAGAPRSVDDP from the exons ATGGCAGCCGGGGCCCGTGTGTCCCCCCGACGCGTCACccc ATGGCTTCGGCAGCATGAGTGCGTGGAGAAGCTCAACATGCACGCCATCCTGAGCGCCTCCGCgggccaggagcagctcctcACCGAGCTGCTGGTCACCTACGCCAAG ATTCCTGTTCTCATTGGGGAGCTGATATCTGTGGAGATCTGGAAGCACAAGATCTTCCCTGTGCTGTGCCGGCTGGAGGACTTCAAGCCGAGAAGCACATTCCCCATTTACGTGGTG CTGCATCATGAAGCCTCCATCATTAACCTCTTGGAGACGGTGTTTTTTCACAAG GAGATCTGCGAGTCAGCAGAGGACAGCATTCTGGATTTGATTGATTATTGCCACCGAAAACTGACTCTGCTCGCCGCTCGGAGCGCCAACGGACAGTCAGTGACCCCGGTCGGGCTTCATCCTGAGGATCTGGCCAGCCCCTCATCCATGCAG GAGCTGCAGAAGCAGGCGGAGATGATGGAGTTTGAGATTTCCCTGAAAGCCCTCTCTGTGCTGCGGTTCATCACTGATCAGGTGGAGAG TCTGCCCCTGAGCGCGCTGACACGGATGCTGAACACCCACAACCTGCCCTGCCTCCTCGTCGAGCTGGTGGAGCATTGCCCTTGGAGCTGCCGGGAGGCAG GCAAGCTCAAGAAGTTTGAGAATGGCGTGTGGCACGTGGTGCCCCCTGAAGACCAGGTGAAGATGACCAAACTCGATGGGCAGGTGTGGCTCGCCCTCCtcaacctcctgctcagcccCGAGTGCCGGCGCAAATACCACTTTGATGGCTTCAACAAGAGCCAGCTCCTCAAG CTCCGTGCATTCCTGACAGACGTCCTCATGGACCAGCTGCCCAACCTGGTGGAGATGCAGAGATTTCTGAGCCACCTCGCAGTGACAGAACCAGCTCCCCCCAAGAAGGATCTCATCCTGGAGCAG GTTCCCATTATCTGGGACCACATCCTCAAGAAAAACACAGGGAAGTGGGAGGCCATCGCCAAGCACCAGGTGAAGCGCGTCTTCAGCCCCACCGAGGAGGAGCTGAAGCTCCAGGCCCGCAG GTGGGCACAGACCTACAGCCTGGACATGATGGAGGCTCTGGCCCCCGACAAGCCCCGCTGCAGGGTGTGTGGTGCAGAGGCAGCCAAGCGGTGCTCTCGCTGCCGGAACGAGTGGTACTGCACACG GGCCTGCCAGGTCCAGCACTGGCAGAAGCACAAGGCTGCCTGCAACCTGATGGCTGGGGCGCCAAGGAGCGTGGATGACCCGTAA
- the NPRL2 gene encoding GATOR1 complex protein NPRL2 gives MIGARRPGAQPGPSLAAMGGRIECVFFSEFHPTLGPKITYQVPEDFISRELFDTIQVYVITKPELQNKLITVTAMEKKLIGCPVCIEHKKYSRNALLFNLGFVCDARAKACALEPIVKKLAGYLTTLELESGFISNEESKQKLVPIMTILLEELNAKGKCTLPIDESNTIHLKVIEQRPDPPIVQEYDVPVFTQDKDDFFNSQWDLTTQQILPYIDGFRHVQKISAEADVELNLVRIAVQNLLYYGVVTLVSILQYSNVYCTTPKVQDLVDDKCLQEECLSYVTKQGHKRASLRDVFQLYCGLSPGTTVRDLISRYTLQLQRVDERRLIQFGLMKGLIRRLQKYPVKVARDERSHPARLYTGCHSYDEICCKTGMSYKELDERLENDPNIIVCWK, from the exons ATGATCGGTGCGCGCCGCCCCGGGGCCCAGCCTGGCCCTTCCCTGGCCGCCATGGGCGGCAGGATCGAGTGCGTCTTCTTCAGCGAGTTCCACCCCACCCTGGGGCCCAAGATCACCTACCAG GTCCCGGAGGACTTCATCTCTCGGGAGCTCTTTGACACCATCCAGGTGTATGTCATCACGAAGCCCGAGCTGCAGAACAAGCTGATCACCGT GACAGCCATGGAGAAGAAGCTGATCGGCTGCCCGGTGTGTATCGAGCACAAGAAGTACAGCCGAAATGCTCTGCTCTTCAACCTGGGCTTTGTGTGTGATGCCAGAGCCAAGGCCTGTGCTCTGGAGCCCATTGTGAAGAAGCTGGCTGGCTACCTCACCACCCTCGAG CTGGAAAGCGGCTTCATCTCCAATGAGGAGAGTAAACAGAAGCTGGTTCCCATCATGACCATCCTGCTGGAGGAGCTGAATGCCAAGGGGAAATGCACCCTGCCCATAG ATGAGTCGAACACCATCCACCTGAAGGTGATCGAGCAGCGCCCAGACCCTCCCATTGTGCAAGAGTATGACGTCCCTGTCTTCACCCAAGACAAGGACGACTTCTTCAACTCCCAGTGGGATCTCACCACACAGCAG ATCCTGCCCTACATCGACGGCTTTCGGCACGTCCAGAAGATTTCCGCAGAAGCCGATGTGGAGCTGAACTTGGTGCGCATTGCTGTGCAAAACCTGCT GTACTACGGGGTCGTCACTCTTGTCTCCATACTGCAG TACTCCAACGTCTACTGCACCACGCCGAAGGTCCAGGACCTGGTGGATGACAAGTGTCTCCAGGAAGAGTGTCTATCCTATGTCACCAAACAAG GGCACAAGCGAGCCAGCCTCAGGGATGTCTTCCAGCTGTACTGCGGGCTGAGCCCTGGCACAACAGTGCGAGACCTCATTTCCCGCTACACCCTGCAGCTCCAGAGGGTGGACGAGAG GAGGCTTATCCAGTTTGGTCTGATGAAGGGCCTTATCCGGCGGCTCCAGAAATACCCCGTCAAAGTCGCCCGGGATGAGCGAAGCCACCCAGCCCGGCTGTACACAGGCTGCCACAGCTACGATGAGATCTGTTGCAAGACCG GTATGAGTTACAAGGAGCTGGATGAACGCCTGGAGAACGACCCCAACATCATCGTGTGCTGGAAGTGA
- the CYB561D2 gene encoding transmembrane reductase CYB561D2 isoform X2: MALTAETESRLYRSLRAAAGAAAHLVALGFPTAVAVLARPGSSLFSWHPLLMALAVSPAGWGRPVAIPLPSVSQFSFLMTEALLIFSPETSLLRSFSRKVKVRAHWALQLLALLCALLGLGIITYNKHLNGKAHFVTWHGLTGLLTVLYASGQCAGGVLLLYPKLMKNWTLAKLKLYHATSGLVGYLLGCASLMLGMCSLWFTASVTSVAWYLAMLCPLLTSLVIMNQVSNAYLYRKRSQH, from the exons atGGCCCTGACGGCCGAGACCGAGTCCCGGCTGTACCGCTCCCTGCGCGCCGCTGCCGGCGCCGCCGCTCACCTCGTGGCGCTGGGCTTCCCCACCGCCGTGGCCGTGCTGGCGCGGCCCGGATCCA GCCTCTTCTCCTGGCACCCGCTGCTCATGGCCCTCGCGGTAAGTCCCGCC GGATGGGGGCGGCCGGTTGCAATCCCCCTGCCCTCTGTCTCCCAGTTCTCGTTCCTGATGACGGAAGCCCTGCTGATATTCTCCCCGGAGACCTCGCTGCTCCGCTCCTTCTCCCGCAAAGTCAAAGTGCGGGCGCACTGGGCCCTGCAGCTGCTCGCCCTCCTCTGCGCCCTCCTGGGGCTGGGCATCATCACCTACAACAAGCACCTGAACGGCAAGGCCCACTTCGTGACCTGGCACGGCCTGACGGGGCTGCTGACCGTGCTGTACGCCAGCGGGCAGTGTGCGGGGGGGGTGCTCCTGCTCTACCCCAAGCTGATGAAGAACTGGACGCTGGCCAAGCTCAAGCTGTACCATGCGACCTCGGGGCTGGTGGGCTACCTGCTGGGCTGTGCCAGCCTGATGCTGGGCATGTGCTCCCTGTGGTTCACCGCCTCGGTGACCAGTGTCGCGTGGTACCTCGCCATGCTGTGTCCCCTTCTCACCAGCCTGGTTATCATGAACCAGGTGAGCAACGCTTACCTGTACCGCAAGCGGAGCCAGCACTGA
- the CYB561D2 gene encoding transmembrane reductase CYB561D2 isoform X1 translates to MALTAETESRLYRSLRAAAGAAAHLVALGFPTAVAVLARPGSSLFSWHPLLMALAFSFLMTEALLIFSPETSLLRSFSRKVKVRAHWALQLLALLCALLGLGIITYNKHLNGKAHFVTWHGLTGLLTVLYASGQCAGGVLLLYPKLMKNWTLAKLKLYHATSGLVGYLLGCASLMLGMCSLWFTASVTSVAWYLAMLCPLLTSLVIMNQVSNAYLYRKRSQH, encoded by the exons atGGCCCTGACGGCCGAGACCGAGTCCCGGCTGTACCGCTCCCTGCGCGCCGCTGCCGGCGCCGCCGCTCACCTCGTGGCGCTGGGCTTCCCCACCGCCGTGGCCGTGCTGGCGCGGCCCGGATCCA GCCTCTTCTCCTGGCACCCGCTGCTCATGGCCCTCGCG TTCTCGTTCCTGATGACGGAAGCCCTGCTGATATTCTCCCCGGAGACCTCGCTGCTCCGCTCCTTCTCCCGCAAAGTCAAAGTGCGGGCGCACTGGGCCCTGCAGCTGCTCGCCCTCCTCTGCGCCCTCCTGGGGCTGGGCATCATCACCTACAACAAGCACCTGAACGGCAAGGCCCACTTCGTGACCTGGCACGGCCTGACGGGGCTGCTGACCGTGCTGTACGCCAGCGGGCAGTGTGCGGGGGGGGTGCTCCTGCTCTACCCCAAGCTGATGAAGAACTGGACGCTGGCCAAGCTCAAGCTGTACCATGCGACCTCGGGGCTGGTGGGCTACCTGCTGGGCTGTGCCAGCCTGATGCTGGGCATGTGCTCCCTGTGGTTCACCGCCTCGGTGACCAGTGTCGCGTGGTACCTCGCCATGCTGTGTCCCCTTCTCACCAGCCTGGTTATCATGAACCAGGTGAGCAACGCTTACCTGTACCGCAAGCGGAGCCAGCACTGA
- the TMEM115 gene encoding transmembrane protein 115, translated as MRRYLPVARQHFLAALAGTSVVVKSLSAAVFLLYLLSFGLDTAYGLGVTPGYLLPPNFWVWTLLTHGLVEERAWGLAASLATLGAAGRLLEPLWGALELLVFFAVVNVSVGLLGALAYFLTYVASFHLAYLFAVRIHGGLGFLGGVLVALKQTMGDSTVLKVPQIRMKAVPMLLLLLLALLRLAALVESNVLASYGFGLLSSWVYLRFYQRHSRGRGDMSDHFAFATFFPEILQPVVGLVANLVHSILVKVKVCRKTVKRYDVGAPSSITISLPGTDPQDAERRRQLALKALNERLKRVEDQSAWPSMEDDEEEAAAAKADSPLLPDPGAAGKGAGQESNLITFQDAPSQL; from the exons ATGCGGCGGTACCTGCCGGTGGCCCGGCAGCACTTCTTGGCGGCTCTGGCCGGCACCAGCGTGGTGGTGAAGTCGCTGAGCGCCGCCgtcttcctcctctacctgcTCTCCTTCGGCCTGGACACGGCCTACGGCCTGGGGGTGACCCCCGGCTATCTGCTGCCCCCCAACTTCTGGGTCTGGACGCTGCTGACGCACGGGCTGGTGGAGGAGCGGGCCTGGGGCCTGGCGGCCAGCCTGGCCACGCTGGGGGCGGCCGGCCGGCTGCTGGAGCCCCTCTGGGGCGCCCTGGAGCTGCTGGTCTTCTTCGCGGTGGTGAACGTCTCGGTGGGGCTCCTGGGGGCCCTCGCCTACTTCCTCACCTACGTGGCCTCCTTCCACCTCGCCTACTTGTTTGCCGTCCGCATCCACGGCGGGCTGGGCTTCCTCGGGGGAGTCTTGGTGGCCCTCAAGCAGACGATGGGGGACAGCACTGTCCTGAAGGTGCCCCAAATCAGAATGAAGGCTGTCCCCatgctcctgctccttctcctggctctgctgcgGCTTGCTGCCCTCGTCGAGAGCAATGTACTGGCCTCGTATGGCTTCGGCCTCCTCTCCAGCTGGGTCTATCTACGTTTCTACCAGCGACATAGTAGAGGCCGTGGAGACATGTCTGACCATTTCGCCTTCGCCACTTTCTTCCCCGAgatcctgcagcctgtggtgggTCTGGTGGCCAACCTGGTGCACAGCATCCTGGTGAAGGTGAAGGTCTGCCGCAAGACAGTCAAACGCTATGATGTGGGTGCCCCATCATCCATCACCATCAGCCTGCCGGGGACAGACCCCCAAGATGCTGAGAGGAGAAG GCAGCTGGCCCTGAAGGCCCTGAACGAGCGGCTGAAGCGAGTGGAGGACCAGTCGGCCTGGCCTAGCATGGAGGATGacgaggaggaggcggcggcagcgaAGGCCGACAGCCCGCTGCTGCCTGACCCTGGCGCAGCCGGGAAGGGTGCCGGTCAGGAGTCCAACCTCATCACCTTCCAGGATGCCCCGTCCCAGCTGTGA